In Xiphophorus hellerii strain 12219 chromosome 4, Xiphophorus_hellerii-4.1, whole genome shotgun sequence, a single genomic region encodes these proteins:
- the ly75 gene encoding lymphocyte antigen 75: protein MLKFSAATLCLCLLMLETSVSWGTCSPESVQSHDEDAFTIQHSTTGKCVETGLSRDFRITACNSTVRSQLWKWGSGERLFHVASSLCLALNVSSKMLTLVDCGSTVPLTWRCLNGVVYTVYQMGLTVTKDKVGSRRDSKDSWVRGGTQENICQRPYRVVHTTRGNSAGAPCQFPFKVNNTWHHGCIPDAQVPRLSWCATSSDFDYEQKWGNCLLPEVGCQTLFSGPPGGPCYEFVSGAAVTWHEALHSCRSQGADLLSLSESDLNSIAFLGGLREMPERMWIGLHQLDSSQGWQWSDGSPLYVLRWEAGMPFTSFLIESDCGVLNSGKNFESESCNKRLPYICKKRVNASDTTAADPLVNKETVCSEGWVPWNGWCYKLINDINEQRNFVDAQEYCNNTEGGAQLASFHSIDNIEMISTYFPTDGNFAGAWIGLKGYGLKPTVFMWTDKKPVSFTYWDQNQPVQNAQDPTCVFYSRESHGWRVGDCSTKMSFMCQIKGVFNESSVQAGCRYEDGWRRHGSSCYLMRTEQVPFKDHCNVTIRNRFEQAFINRLLAEHISKDPQYFWIGLQDIKNTGEYQWMSQADSSGVVTYTNWGWFQPDRDGGCAVISTAKPLGRWEIKNCTLFKAGTICRTDLQPPPPPEPEPVPDPNATCADGWMTETDSKYCYKVFHEERLSRKRSWEEARRFCQALGANLPSFTNIKEMAFLHRIMRNSISDDRYFWVGLNRRNPTDQSWQWSDGRPVSFDVLHHEFHEDDAYNRDCTAFKSMKRTFTHLLLYLYDINIPPFFATPFHCDAQLEWVCQIPRGIKPKTPEWYKPDGHHETSVFIDGAEFWFVKEPKLSFDEATLYCSANGSKLAFPTSITAAATIQQQLEKLGGPPDQNWWIDMTRPDRLFPPMYTKMHFYRSQFLGRCTHITPKNYFPGHYLSCQQKNPFVCEKLNVTSVEKNPAKPQPDRYPCGGRSVSFRNKCYTLLNKTSIAFKQANEECKSLRGTLVTISDQVEQDFINTLLLSVVHMERVWIGMKIVQNNFQWVDQTPVNYYNFHPLLLGMHKSMGIRTLDPEGSAICAFLINNNHSDMLGTWDYAPCTQSQNLGICQHYADKTEEKTIITEKHLNVKDYSFLLVSKNLTWFEALEYCKRKSMYPASIPDAYVQSVLGVNVNRVGTAMWIGLFSEDSGQHYRWTDHSHTVFSRWSSEPTTGGCVYLDTDGFWKAAECEDQLGGAICYKPHNEVIPSPEHAATKCPHNIKGPNWIPWMSNCYTFQLVPTRWDAFKKNKVADTCQELYPNASILTIRNEEENKFIAEKLKSYESLVHFVWLGMFRNSDNQTMWYDGTSVQYSNWLKGRPSLNGTFMAGLTSEGTWILLKDKDTFEAFRQKSIVVCKLDNESKKEYKHSLKNLRAYETLSYEVVTKRLNWSQALEECSQRGGHLASIHDGKHNEHLQLIAKTDGFPLWIGLSNQDGSDSAFEWSDGTKFKYNYNIIESLTDFSSSEPSCVHMNPAGEWVKTLCDTLQEGAICYTTNTTTSSQRAKLQNAPENNNCPQGNGTSRWVQHQDHCYLFDGSFYNYGVYFMDQAKTICQQLDAQLLTIKTKQENDFLNKHLTDDPLITSRVWLDVKLDSAGKPVSWQDGSTLSYTNLKSEPSSSGKQSNPNCVVMMAGDVGDWKLVDCESTKSRVVCKTQAKSSGSPVALGLFIIVLLALLLAIGFVIYKKKRSYFSSTVRYERTLDDLDTTSIITGKD from the exons TTGTTCACACCACCAGAGGGAACTCTGCAGGAGCCCCATGCCAGTTCCCCTTCAAAGTCAACAACACCTGGCATCACGGATGTATTCCTGATGCACAAGTCCCCAGACTGTCCTGGTGTGCCACATCCTCAGACTTTGACTATGAGCAGAAGTGGGGGAACTGTCTATTACCTG AGGTGGGCTGCCAGACCCTGTTCTCCGGACCGCCTGGGGGACCCTGCTATGAGTTTGTTTCCGGCGCCGCGGTGACCTGGCATGAAGCTTTGCATTCATGTCGCAGTCAGGGAGCCGATCTTCTCAGTCTGTCGGAGTCCGATCTCAACTCAATAGCCT TTTTGGGCGGTCTTCGTGAAATGCCTGAGAGGATGTGGATCGGCCTTCACCAATTAGACAGCTCCCAGGGATGGCAGTGGTCAGACGGATCCCCTCTTTATGTCTTGCGCTGGGAAGCAG GAATGCCATTCACCTCGTTCCTTATTGAGTCAGACTGCGGCGTCTTAAATTCTGGAAAGAACTTTGAGTCTGAGTCATGCAACAAACGGCTGCCGTACATCTGCAAGAAGAGGGTGAACGCTTCTGACACGACAGCCGCAG ATCCTCTAGTAAATAAAGAGACGGTGTGTTCAGAGGGCTGGGTGCCATGGAACGGCTGGTGTTACAAGTTAATTAACGACATCAACGAACAGAGGAACTTTGTAGATGCCCAAGAATACTGCAACAATACAGAAGGAGGAGCGCAACTAGCTAGCTTCCACTCTATTGACAACATCGAGATGATCAGCACGTATTTTCCGACAG ATGGGAATTTTGCTGGTGCCTGGATTGGTCTCAAGGGTTATGGGTTAAAACCCACCGTCTTCATGTGGACTGACAAGAAGCCTGTCAGTTTCACCTACTGGGACCAAAACCAGCCTGTCCAGAACGCTCAGGATCCCACCTGTGTCTTCTACTCTCGGgag TCTCATGGTTGGCGGGTTGGGGACTGCTCAACGAAGATGTCTTTCATGTGTCAGATAAAAGGAGTCTTCAATGAGTCGTCAGTACAAGCTGGATGCCGCTATGAAGAT GGGTGGAGGAGGCATGGCAGCTCCTGCTATCTAATGAGGACTGAACAAGTGCCCTTCAAAGACCACTGCAACGTCACTATCAGAAACAG gtttgagCAGGCCTTCATCAACCGCCTGCTTGCAGAACACATCAGCAAAGACCCTCAGTATTTCTGGATAGGTCTGCAGGACATCAAGAACACTGGAGAGTATCAGTGGATGAGCCAGGCTGACTCCTCGGGCGTGGTCACATATACTAACTGGGGCTGGTTTCAACCAG ATAGGGACGGAGGTTGTGCTGTGATTTCGACAGCAAAGCCGCTGGGCAGGTGGGAAATAAAGAACTGCACCCTTTTCAAAGCCGGCACAATCTGTAGAACAGACCTCCAACCACCTCcgccaccagaaccagaaccagtaccGGATCCTAATGCGACCTGTGccgatggatggatgactgaAACAGACAGCAAATACTGCTACAAG GTGTTTCATGAGGAGCGGCTCAGCAGGAAACGCTCCTGGGAGGAAGCCAGGAGGTTCTGTCAGGCTCTGGGAGCCAACCTGCCGAGTTTCACAAACATAAAAGAGATGGCATTTCTGCACCGCATTATGAGGAATTCAATTAG CGACGATCGGTACTTCTGGGTAGGCCTGAACAGAAGAAATCCAACCGATCAATCCTGGCAGTGGAGCGATGGCCGCCCT GTGTCCTTCGATGTTTTACACCACGAGTTCCACGAGGACGATGCCTACAACAGAGACTGCACGGCTTTCAAG TCAATGAAGAGAACCTTCACACACCTGCTGCTTTACCTTTATGACATAAACATCCCACCGTTCTTTGCCACGCCATTCCACTGTGACGCTCAGCTGGAGTGGGTCTGCCAGATTCCCCGCG GAATTAAACCAAAGACTCCAGAGTGGTACAAGCCTG atgGGCACCATGAGACCTCTGTCTTCATAGACGGAGCTGAGTTTTGGTTCGTAAAAGAGCCCAAACTAAGCTTTGATGAAGCTACTCTGTATTGCAGTGCAAATGGCAGCAAACTGGCTTTTCCAACAAGCATAACTGCAGCTGCAACGATCCAGCAACAACTGGAAAAG CTGGGTGGACCACCAGATCAAAACTGGTGGATCGATATGACACGCCCTGACCGGCTGTTCCCCCCTAT GTACACCAAGATGCACTTTTACCGCTCTCAGTTTTTGGGCCGATGCACGCACATCACtcctaaaaattattttccag GCCATTATCTAAGTTGCCAGCAGAAAAATCCGTTTGTGTGTGAAAAGCTCAACGTCACATCGGTGGAGAAAAACCCTGCGAAACCCCAACCTGACAGATATCCTTGTGGAGGCCGCTCAGTCTCTTTCAGGAACAAG TGCTACACACTGTTGAACAAGACCTCTATAGCGTTCAAACAGGCCAATGAAGAGTGCAAATCTTTGAGGGGAACCCTGGTCACCATATCAGATCAGGTGGAACAAG ACTTCATCAACACTCTGTTACTAAGTGTGGTACATATGGAAAGAGTATGGATCGGTATGAAAATCGTGCAGAACAACTTCCAATGGGTCGATCAGACCCCAGTGAACTACTATAATTTTCACCCTCTGCTTCTCGGCATGCACAAGTCTATGGGAATCAGG ACTTTAGATCCGGAGGGTTCAGCCATTTGTGCGTTCCTGATCAATAACAACCACTCTGACATGCTTGGAACCTGGGACTACGCTCCTTGCACCCAGAGTCAAAATCTGGGCATTTGCCAACACTATGCAG ATAAAACCGAGGAGAAGACCATTATCACAGAAAAGCATTTGAATGTCAAAGACTACTCTTTCCTACTGGTTTCCAAAAATCTTACCTGGTTTGAGGCTTTGGAGTACTGCAAACGTAAAAGTATGTATCCAGCGAGCATTCCCGACGCCTACGTACAGTCCGTCCTCGGTGTGAACGTGAACCGCGTTGGAACCGCCATGTGGATCGGCCTTTTCAGCGAAGAT AGTGGGCAGCACTACCGGTGGACCGACCACAGTCACACCGTGTTCAGTCGATGGTCTTCGGAGCCCACCACCGGAGGGTGTGTGTACCTGGACACAGACGGCTTCTGGAAAGCCGCGGAATGTGAGGATCAGCTTGGAGGCGCCATCTGCTACAAACCGCACA ATGAAGTCATTCCCTCGCCGGAGCACGCTGCCACTAAATGCCCTCATAACATAAAAGGACCAAACTGGATTCCCTGGATGAGCAACTGTTACACCTTTCAACTCGTCCCAACCAGATGGGatgcttttaaaaagaataaagtggCGGACACCTGCCAAGAACTTT ATCCAAACGCCTCCATCCTAACCATCAGGAATGAGGAGGAGAACAAGTTCATCGCAGAAAAGCTCAAATCCTACGAAAGCTTAGTCCACTTTGTTTGGCTGGGAATGTTCAGAAATAGCG ATAACCAGACCATGTGGTACGATGGTACGAGTGTCCAGTATTCCAACTGGTTGAAAGGCCGACCCAGTTTAAACGGTACCTTCATGGCTGGTCTCACCTCTGAGGGAACCTGGATTCTCTTAAAAGACAAAGACACCTTTGAGGCTTTCAGACAAAAGTCAATTGTTGTCTGCAAGTTGGATAATG AGTCCAAAAAGGAGTACAAGCATTCGCTCAAGAACCTGAGGGCCTACGAGACCCTCTCTTATGAGGTTGTCACCAAACGGTTAAATTGGTCTCAGGCGCTAGAAGAGTGCAGTCAGCGTGGCGGTCACCTGGCAAGTATTCATGACGGAAAACACAACGAGCACCTGCAGCTCATCGCCAAGACGGATGGCTTCCCGCTCTGGATTGGCCTGTCAAACCAGGAT GGCAGTGACTCAGCCTTCGAGTGGTCAGATGGGACGAAATTTAAGTACAATTACAACATCATAGAATCGCTGACGGACTTCAGCTCAAGCGAGCCCAGTTGTGTTCACATGAACCCTGCTGGAGAGTGGGTGAAAACCCTCTGCGATACCTTGCAAGAGGGCGCCATCTGCtacaccaccaacaccaccacGTCCTCCCAAA GAGCTAAGCTGCAAAACGCCCCGGAGAACAACAACTGCCCTCAGGGCAACGGGACGTCTAGATGGGTTCAGCATCAGGATCATTGTTATTTATTCGACGGGAGCTTCTATAACTACGGTGTTTACTTCATGGACCAGGCCAAGACAATATGTCAGCAGCTGG ATGCTCAGCTACTGACAATCAAAACCAAACAGGAGAACGACTTCTTGAACAAGCACCTCACCGACGACCCTCTCATCACCAGTCGAGTTTGGCTCGACGTCAAATTAGACTCTGCAG GTAAACCTGTGTCCTGGCAGGACGGCTCGACCCTGTCCTACACGAACCTGAAGTCTGAGCCCTCGTCGTCAGGGAAACAGTCGAACCCCAACTGTGTTGTCATGATGGCAGGAGACGTCGGCGACTGGAAGCTGGTCGACTGTGAATCCACCAAGAGCCGTGTGGTCTGCAAAACTCAAGCAA AGTCTTCAGGCTCCCCTGTTGCactgggactcttcatcataGTCCTCCTCGCTCTCCTCCTAGCCATCGGCTTTGTCATCTACAAGAAGAAACGGTCCTACTTCTCCTCGACAGTTCGCTATGAGAGGACCCTTGATGACTTAGACACCACCAGTATAATAACAGGAAAAGATTGA
- the marchf7 gene encoding E3 ubiquitin-protein ligase MARCHF7 — protein sequence MDSRSRRLPFCLSSSRSSYTFTPAVSSSLGSSRRYSREPVLNNDRFQRASSPYKADTEKQSSRLLSSSRDYSSSDTRSPSWKLPSLTSSGRSYDRPWVESALSSRSKASDAEGRSGICSGVLTASDDAESKRAKLSYSNRLYSRTTNTSLTGSGYSSNVLSSNSRGTNNSLDSSWGSYRLLSRPTPSSTKPLLSSREQETKAEPSLSSLGERRARNSGLASSLYQTDRVTSTYAQGARPKETTYSSSSSAVRESSLSRHASSFSQPPTSSQLHDLSSRSTARFTNAPPSLRSTQEQARSALSSGVFASHSSSSSSSSSHTPWQSTPLSKPELALPRPSAEGGEPEGRSSTRRLLSRLFSRRSSQDSSSCSSSVRSLDDDSPSTSGESVDSDEGAGPSSADPDNGGAATALDSLRSHRTDLSTIQESNPGHFGLGRSGTASWREPSVSSSSSGGGGRGSSWLSAPFRARCPPLLSRLRRYAREDGPHSPSGSEQDCSRPQHLLRRWDDLEHKASQDDDEEEDEEDDDEEEEEEGAFALDAFAESYADGIEDEALPELEVVFSPRRQLGVLENLSASLGRGERQPESDQKEKTLSSKDQEKLRKIKEKLLMEDSDEEEGDLCRICQMREESSSNPLIQPCHCTGSLQFVHQECIKRWLRSKISSGTNLEAITTCELCKEKLRLNIDNFDIQELYRTHVQSEYDEFISSGLYLVVLLHFCEQRFSDVLGAVDAAGLFNLVRILHEHMDSLETSTGESDEEEQDSRPSIDFSDLDYDEEY from the exons ATGGACTCCAGGTCTCGGAGACTTCCGTTTTGTCTGTCCAGCTCCAGATCGTCCTACACCTTCACCCCGGCGGTCTCCTCGTCACTGGGATCCAGCAGGCGGTACAGCAGGGAGCCAGTGCTGAACAATGACCGCTTCCAGAGAGCATCATCTCCCTACAAAgcagacacagaaaaacag AGTTCTCGCCTCCTGAGCTCGTCAAGAGATTACAGCAGTTCTGACACCCGCTCCCCCAGCTGGAAGCTGCCTTCTTTGACGTCCTCCGGCAGATCTTACGACCGCCCCTGGGTTGAATCAGCTCTCAGCAGTAGGAGCAAAGCG agTGATGCTGAAGGGCGGTCAGGGATCTGCTCGGGTGTTCTGACTGCCAGCGATGATGCGGAGTCGAAAAGGGCCAAACTTTCATACAGCAATCGCCTGTACTCCAGAACAACCAACACTTCGCTCACAGGTTCCGGCTACTCCAGTAACGTGctcagcagcaacagcagag GCACAAATAACTCGCTTGATTCATCCTGGGGTTCATATCGTTTACTCTCAAGACCGACTCCTTCCTCCACGAAGCCCCTGCTGTCCTCCAGAGAGCAGGAGACGAAGGCTGAGCCCAGCCTCTCAAGTCTGGGAGAGAGAAGAGCGAGGAATTCTGGACTGGCTTCCTCACTGT ATCAAACTGACAGGGTGACGTCCACATATGCACAAGGAGCTCGACCAAAAGAAACTACCtactcttcctcatcctccGCTGTGAGGGAGAGCTCTCTGAGTCGCCACGCCTCATCCTTCTCGCAGCCTCCGACGTCATCGCAGCTGCATGACTTGAGCAGCAGAAGCACGGCTCGTTTCACAAACGCTCCACCTTCTCTCCGCTCAACTCAGGAACAAGCACGAAGCGCCCTGTCTTCTGGCGTATTCGCCTCCcactcctcatcctcctcctcctcatcctcccaCACCCCCTGGCAGTCCACTCCCCTGAGCAAACCAGAGCTCGCCCTCCCACGGCCGTCCGCTGAGGGCGGAGAGCCGGAAGGCCGGAGCTCCACGCGCCGCTTGTTGTCTCGACTGTTTTCACGGCGTTCCAGCCAGGACTCTTCCAGCTGCTCATCCAGCGTTCGCTCGCTCGATGACGACAGCCCGTCTACCAGTGGGGAGTCGGTGGACAGCGACGAGGGAGCCGGGCCGTCCAGCGCAGACCCAGACAATGGAGGTGCAGCGACGGCCTTGGATAGCCTCAGGAGTCATAGAACGGACCTTTCTACTATCCAAGAAAGCAACCCGGGTCATTTTGGGCTGGGCCGGTCCGGAACGGCTTCATGGAGAGAACCTTCTGTAAGTAGTAGCAGCagcggaggaggagggaggggcTCATCCTGGCTCTCTGCCCCCTTCCGAGCCCGCTGCCCCCCCCTCCTGTCCCGCCTCCGAAGGTATGCAAGAGAAGACGGCCCCCACTCCCCTTCTGGCTCAGAGCAGGACTGCAGCCGTCCGCAGCATTTACTGAGAAGGTGGGATGACCTGGAGCATAAAGCATCGCaagatgatgatgaggaagaagatgaggaagatgatgatgaagaggaggaggaggaaggagcgTTTGCTTTGGATGCTTTCGCTGAGTCTTATGCTGATGGAATAGAGGATGAAGCGTTGCCTGAACTGGAAGTTGTGTTTTCGCCTCGCCGGCAGCTGGGAGTTCTGGAGAACCTTTCAGCCTCTTTGGGACGCGGTGAGAGGCAGCCGGAGTCGGACCAGAAGGAGAAGACGCTCTCCAGCAAGGATCAGGAGAAGCTGCGCAAGATCAAAGAGAA ACTGTTGATGGAGGATTCGGACGAGGAGGAAGGAGACCTGTGCCGAATCTGCCAGATGCGGGAGGAGTCTTCCTCCAACCCCCTGATCCAGCCTTGCCACTGTACCGGCAGTCTGCAGTTCGTCCACCAGGAATGCATTAAGAGGTGGCTCCGCTCCAAAATCAGCTCAG GAACAAACCTTGAAGCAATCACAACATGCGAGCTCTGTAAGGAGAAGCTGCGCTTGAATATTGATAACTTTGACATCCAAGAGTTGTACAGGACACACGTCCAG TCAGAATATGATGAATTCATCAGCAGCGGCCTCTACCTGGTGGTCCTGCTCCACTTCTGCGAGCAGCGGTTCTCCGACGTGCTCGGAGCTGTCGACGCAGCCGGG TTGTTCAACCTGGTGAGAATTCTTCATGAACACATGGACAGTCTTGAAA CTTCCACTGGAGAAAGCGACGAGGAAGAGCAGGACAGCCGGCCGTCTATCGACTTCTCCGACCTGGACTACGACGAAGAGTACTGA